A single window of Onychomys torridus chromosome 8, mOncTor1.1, whole genome shotgun sequence DNA harbors:
- the LOC118589878 gene encoding olfactory receptor 2T29-like: MSNYTEQTDFTLVGFFSQSKHPALLAVVTFLVFLMALSGNALLILLIHSDTRLHTPMYFFISQLSLMDMMYISVIVPKMLMDQVLGSHKISAVACRMQMFLYGTLAGSEFFLLAAMAYDRYVAICHPLRYPVLMNHRVCLLLMSVCWFLGSLDGFIFSIVTMTFQFCGSHEIHHFFCEVPAVTKLSCSDTRLYETLMYLCCVLMLLIPVTVISSSYLSILLTVIRMNSAEGRKKALATCSSHMTVVMLFYGAAVYTYMLPDSFHTPEKDMVVSVFYTILTPLLNPLIYSLRNKNVTEALKKLLGMEPSFKKQ; this comes from the coding sequence ACAGATTTCACCCTGGTCGGATTCTTCAGTCAATCCAAACACCCTGCTCTGCTTGCTGTGGTCACATTTCTGGTTTTCCTGATGGCCTTGTCTGGGAATGCCCTCTTGATCCTTCTGATACACTCTGACACCCgcctccacacacccatgtacttttTCATCAGCCAGTTGTCCCTCATGGACATGATGTACATTTCTGTCATTGTGCCCAAGATGCTCATGGACCAGGTCCTTGGAAGCCACAAGATTTCAGCTGTAGCCTGTAGGATGCAGATGTTTCTTTATGGGACACTAGCAGGTTCAGAATTTTTCCTTTTGGCTGCCATGgcttatgaccgctatgtggccatttgCCATCCACTCCGTTATCCAGTCCTCATGAACCACAGAGTGTGTCTCCTCTTGATGTCTGTCTGTTGGTTCCTGGGATCCTTGGATGGCTTCATATTCAGCATTGTCACCATGACCTTCCAATTCTGTGGATCCCATGAGATCCATCACTTCTTCTGTGAGGTTCCTGCTGTGACAAAGCTCTCCTGCTCAGACACCCGGCTCTATGAGACCCTCATGTACCTGTGCTGTGTCCTCATGCTTCTCATCCCTGTGACAGTCATTTCAAGCTCCTATTTATCCATCCTCCTCACAGTTATCAGGATGAACTCAGCAGAGGGCAGGAAGAAGGCCCTGGCCACCTGCTCCTCCCACATGACTGTGGTCATGCTCTTCTATGGTGCTGCTGTCTACACCTACATGCTCCCTGACTCCTTCCACACCCCTGAGAAGGACATGGTGGTGTCTGTGTTTTACACAATACTCACCCCTCTGCTGAACCCACTGATCTACAGTCTTAGGAATAAG